The DNA segment CAGAGTGCTGTGTTTTTAATAAACAGTCGCAGCGGCCTGGTATCTTCGACCGGCATGGGCTTACGCAGTAAATGCTTCACCCTCACCGGCGCACCTTCTCCCGAAGTTACGGTGCCATTTTGCCTAGTTCCTTCACCCGAGTTCTCTCAAGCGCCTTGGTATTCTCTACCCAACCACCTGTGTCGGTTTGGGGTACGGTTCCTAGTTACCTGAAGCTTAGAAGCTTTTCCTGGAAGCATGGCATCAACCACTTCGTGTTCTAAAAGAACACTCGTCATCAGCTCTCGGCCTTGAACACCCGGATTTGCCTAAGTGTTCGGCCTACCACCTTAAACTTGGACAACCAACGCCAAGCTGGCCTAGCCTTCTCCGTCCCTCCATCGCAGTAACTAGAAGTGCGGGAATATTAACCCGCTTCCCATCGACTACGCATTTCTGCCTCGCCTTAGGGGCCGACTCACCCTGCGTCGATTAACGTTGCGCAGGAACCCTTGGTCTTTCGGCGTGCGAGTTTTTCACTCGCATTGTCGTTACTCATGTCAGCATTCGCACTTCTGATACCTCCAGCAAGCTTCTCAACTCACCTTCACAGGCTTACAGAACGCTCCTCTACCGCTCGTCTTACGACGAACCCGTAGCTTCGGTGTCTAGTTTGAGCCCCGTTACATCTTCCGCGCAGGCCGACTCGACTAGTGAGCTATTACGCTTTCTTTAAAGGGTGGCTGCTTCTAAGCCAACCTCCTAGCTGTCTAAGCCTTCCCACATCGTTTCCCACTTAACTAGAACTTTGGGACCTTAGCTGACGGTCTGGGTTGTTTCCCTTTTCACGACGGACGTTAGCACCCGCCGTGTGTCTCCCACGCTGACACTTCCAGGTATTCGGAGTTTGCATCGGTTTGGTAAGTCGGGATGACCCCCTAGCCGAAACAGTGCTCTACCCCCTGGAGTGATACGTGAGGCGCTACCTAAATAGCTTTCGAGGAGAACCAGCTATCTCCGAGCTTGATTAGCCTTTCACTCCGATCCACAGGTCATCCGCTAACTTTTCAACGGTAGTCGGTTCGGTCCTCCAGTCAGTGTTACCTAACCTTCAACCTGCCCATGGATAGATCGCCCGGTTTCGGGTCTATACCCAGCGACTAAACGCCCTATTAAGACTCGCTTTCGCTACGCCTCCCCTATTCGGTTAAGCTCGCCACTGAATATAAGTCGCTGACCCATTATACAAAAGGTACGCAGTCACCTAACAATGTAGGCTCCCACTGCTTGTACGCATACGGTTTCAGGTTCTATTTCACTCCCCTCTCCGGGGTTCTTTTCGCCTTTCCCTCACGGTACTGGTTCACTATCGGTCAGTCAGTAGTATTTAGCCTTGGAGGATGGTCCCCCCATATTCAGACAAAGTTTCACGTGCTCCGTCCTACTCGATTTCACTTCCTGGACCCTTTCGCGTACGGGGCTATCACCCACTATGGCCGCACTTTCCAGAGCGTTCCGCTAAAATCCAAGAAGCTTAAGGGCTAATCCCCGTTCGCTCGCCACTACTAAGGGAATCTCGGTTGATTTCTATTCCTCAGGGTACTTAGATGTTTCAGTTCCCCTGGTTCGCCTCTTGCACCTATGGATTCAGTACAAGATACCTAGGTTATCCTAGGTGGGTTCCCCCATTCAGAGATCTCCGGATCAAAGTCTGTTTGCCGACTCCCCGAAGCTTATCGCAGGCTACCACGTCTTTCATCGCCTCTGACTGCCAAGGCATCCACCGTATGCGCTTCTTCACTTGACCATATAACCCCAAGCAATCTGCCTGTGAGCATGGCGGTGAAGACGACATTCGCCGAAAATTCGCGCTTGAACTCGCAAATTTTACCTTGAATCATTGAGTGCAGTGAAACACTCAACAAGTCACTTCTATCACATACCCGAATTTTTAAAGAACGATTCTGAAACAAAGTCCAGAATTCAATATCCCACAACGGATATTCAATTCTGAGCTCTTGGTCAGCCTGGAGATGGTGGAGCCAAGGAGGATCGAACTCCTGACCTCCTGCGTGCAAAGCAGGCGCTCTCCCAGCTGAGCTATGGCCCCAATGTCCAGCGGTCAGTCGACCCCGCGACAATTGGTGGGTCTGGGCAGATTCGAACTGCCGACCTCACCCTTATCAGGGGTGCGCTCTAACCAACTGAGCTACAGACCCAATCGCCTTCGCAATTGAATCAAGCAATTCGTGTGGGAACTTATGAAGAAGCTGATGTCTTCGATTAAGGAGGTGATCCAGCCGCAGGTTCCCCTACGGCTACCTTGTTACGACTTCACCCCAGTCATGAATCACTCCGTGGTAACCGTCCCCCTTGCGGTTAGACTAGCTACTTCTGGAGCAACCCACTCCCATGGTGTGACGGGCGGTGTGTACAAGGCCCGGGAACGTATTCACCGTGACATTCTGATTCACGATTACTAGCGATTCCGACTTCACGCAGTCGAGTTGCAGACTGCGATCCGGACTACGATCGGTTTTATGGGATTAGCTCCACCTCGCGGCTTGGCAACCCTTTGTACCGACCATTGTAGCACGTGTGTAGCCCTGGCCGTAAGGGCCATGATGACTTGACGTCATCCCCACCTTCCTCCGGTTTGTCACCGGCAGTCTCCTTAGAGTGCCCACCATAACGTGCTGGTAACTAAGGACAAGGGTTGCGCTCGTTACGGGACTTAACCCAACATCTCACGACACGAGCTGACGACAGCCATGCAGCACCTGTGTCTGAGTTCCCGAAGGCACCAATCCATCTCTGGAAAGTTCTCAGCATGTCAAGGCCAGGTAAGGTTCTTCGCGTTGCTTCGAATTAAACCACATGCTCCACCGCTTGTGCGGGCCCCCGTCAATTCATTTGAGTTTTAACCTTGCGGCCGTACTCCCCAGGCGGTCGACTTATCGCGTTAGCTGCGCCACTAAGATCTCAAGGATCCCAACGGCTAGTCGACATCGTTTACGGCGTGGACTACCAGGGTATCTAATCCTGTTTGCTCCCCACGCTTTCGCACCTCAGTGTCAGTATCAGTCCAGGTAGTCGCCTTCGCCACTGGTGTTCCTTCCTATATCTACGCATTTCACCGCTACACAGGAAATTCCACTACCCTCTACCGTACTCTAGCTCAGTAGTTTTGGAGGCAGTTCCCAGGTTGAGCCCGGGGATTTCACCTCCAACTTGCTGAACCACCTACGCGCGCTTTACGCCCAGTAATTCCGATTAACGCTTGCACCCTTCGTATTACCGCGGCTGCTGGCACGAAGTTAGCCGGTGCTTATTCTGTTGGTAACGTCAAAACAACCAGGTATTAACTGACTGCCCTTCCTCCCAACTTAAAGTGCTTTACAATCCGAAGACCTTCTTCACACACGCGGCATGGCTGGATCAGGCTTTCGCCCATTGTCCAATATTCCCCACTGCTGCCTCCCGTAGGAGTCTGGACCGTGTCTCAGTTCCAGTGTGACTGATCATCCTCTCAGACCAGTTACGGATCGTCGCCTTGGTGAGCCATTACCCCACCAACTAGCTAATCCGACCTAGGCTCATCTGATAGCGTGAGGTCCGAAGATCCCCCACTTTCTCCCGTAGGACGTATGCGGTATTAGCGTCCGTTTCCGAACGTTATCCCCCACTACCAGGCAGATTCCTAGGCATTACTCACCCGTCCGCCGCTCGCCGGCATCCCGAAGGACCCGCTGCCGCTCGACTTGCATGTGTTAGGCCTGCCGCCAGCGTTCAATCTGAGCCATGATCAAACTCTTCAGTTCAATACTGCTTGGGTTTTGAGAAAACCCTAAACTTGGCTCAGCAATCGCAAATAAACTCTCGAATTCACGAGTGTTACTTGTGATGCTGATAATCAGTTGACTATCAGGCTTACCTCACAAGCACCCACACGAATTGCTTGATTCAGTTGTTAAAGAGCGTTTCGATCAAGTCTTTCGTCTCAACCGAGGCCGCGCATTCTACCGCAGCCCTTCTTCCTGTCAAGCTGTTTTTCGAAAATTTCTTTTCTACTCAACCGCTTGCGCTGCCGATCCGAATCACTCTTCTCGTCAGCGGGAGGCGCATTCTACAGCGTTCAAACCCGCTGTCAACGCCTCCGTTCCCACTTCATTCGCCTGCGGCGAATCTTGCGAAGCGGAACCTCCCGCCACCCTCACCAATCATTCAACTCATTGATTTACAAGGAGTTTTGCTTGGCAACTGTGCCGGAAGAGGTGCGCATTATAGGGATGCAGAATCTGCCGTCAACACTTATTTGAAACTTTTCGGTCATCCCGGCTGAGCACCAGCGGCTTCCACTTCTTCCTGTCCCCTCTTCTATATAAAGGCGCCGCCCGAAGGCGGCGCGTTAGACACGAGAATCGGAAAGCGTCAGCGCTGCAACCAGACCTCCGCTTCAGCAGCCTGCTGCGAGCCAAACGCCTTGATGGTCAGCCCTGGAATCAACGCACCCTCTGCCTCGCTGATCTTCCGCACCCACCCCTTGTCCGCTACCACCGCCATGCGATCGAAGCGGCGGACGACCTTGAACAGCTGCGGGATCTGCGAGACCTCAACGGCCATGGCCCCAAGGGTAGGCATCTGGAACTCACCTATCCGATACAGCATTCGGCCATGGGCGATTCCTTCGGACTGTTGCGCCAACTGAGCTAACCCGGTTCGCATTTCATTGCTGTCCAGCTTTCCGGCAAAGTTGACGTCAACGCGGTTTTCGCCATTTCGCATTACCTCGAACATAGCAATACCTCCCTGGGAGTGTGCCTTTCACCATACGCCGACTGCGGGAAACGACAAGGTCATTGGAAAGGGCCAGGAGGCCCCAGCCCCTTTGCACAATGGGCCTTGTGCGGATCACTTCCCGGCATTCTCTCTGGGCCAGAGCACTGGGAACAGTGGATGCTCCATTGGAGCCCCA comes from the Pseudomonas sp. TCU-HL1 genome and includes:
- a CDS encoding STAS/SEC14 domain-containing protein; translated protein: MFEVMRNGENRVDVNFAGKLDSNEMRTGLAQLAQQSEGIAHGRMLYRIGEFQMPTLGAMAVEVSQIPQLFKVVRRFDRMAVVADKGWVRKISEAEGALIPGLTIKAFGSQQAAEAEVWLQR